A window of uncultured Draconibacterium sp. contains these coding sequences:
- a CDS encoding IS1634 family transposase gives MFVRKKPNKSGVISVQVIAKINGKPKLIKTIGSSRDEKTIKELTEKGHHYIATFSGQTALDFSDETNLIQSVFQQIDSHTEVGTELLLGKIFDDIGFNVIDDQIFRQLVLSRLTYPVSKLKTSDYLEKYHDLEYPVQQIYRYMDKLHSTQKELVQQISYEHTKHVLGGQVTIVFYDVTTLYFEIDHEDTLRKTGFSKEGKHQNPQIVLGLLVSRNGYPLAYDIFEGNKFEGHTMLPVLDAFKEKYRLEPTGYHCRFWPSVQCQY, from the coding sequence ATGTTTGTCCGGAAAAAGCCAAATAAAAGTGGTGTTATCAGCGTGCAGGTTATTGCCAAAATAAATGGGAAACCAAAGTTGATAAAAACAATAGGTAGTTCCCGTGATGAAAAGACCATTAAAGAATTAACAGAAAAAGGCCATCATTACATTGCAACTTTTAGCGGTCAAACTGCACTTGATTTTTCTGATGAAACAAATTTGATTCAATCTGTTTTTCAGCAAATCGATTCACACACTGAAGTTGGCACAGAACTGCTATTGGGTAAGATTTTCGATGATATTGGCTTTAATGTTATTGACGACCAGATTTTCAGGCAGCTTGTCCTTTCGCGTTTAACCTACCCGGTAAGCAAGCTTAAAACAAGCGATTATCTTGAAAAATACCATGACCTCGAATATCCGGTGCAACAAATCTACCGTTACATGGACAAACTGCATTCCACCCAAAAGGAACTTGTGCAGCAGATTAGTTATGAGCATACAAAACATGTACTGGGAGGGCAGGTAACCATCGTATTTTATGATGTAACTACTTTATATTTTGAAATAGACCATGAAGATACTCTCAGAAAAACAGGTTTTTCCAAAGAGGGCAAACACCAGAACCCGCAAATCGTATTGGGGCTTTTAGTGAGCCGCAACGGCTATCCGCTTGCCTATGACATTTTTGAGGGGAACAAATTTGAAGGACACACCATGCTACCTGTGCTGGACGCATTCAAAGAAAAATACAGGTTGGAACCAACTGGTTATCATTGCCGATTCTGGCCTTCTGTCCAATGCCAATATTGA